DNA from Acetobacter aceti NBRC 14818:
TTACCTTGGAAACAGCATTTTTAAGACTTTCCTTCGGCGCTTTCTGACATTCATCCCGAATGGATTTGGAAAGTCCTTTTGTCACTTCGTCCGGCGCACGGGATTCTGCCATTTTATCGCCTGAATAATTGTCATGTTCTTCATTCAGGTAATCCAGACATGTTGTCTTTGTGGTTACTTTTCGAATCAACTCACCATAATCACCATCTTCCTCCTGTGCTAGAGCTATATTTGAACCCACAACCAATGAACAAATAGAAAATAGAAATATAAGCCTCTTCATTGTGGAAACCCTTCCAGCTTCAATATTAGGTTCATACCAAAATATAGCTTTATCTGAGCATTTGCAGACAAAATTCAACCGATATTATAACCCTCCTGACACGACCACACTCTACCAATCCACTGCTCCGGTCTATAGCCCGAAGAAATAACCATAGCAGATTAAGCATGAGGTGTTCAGGCTTTGCCCGGAAAGTGAAAGCCAATTACTCATCCAGGTTTGATCTGATTTCAACTCCGGCTTTACAAATTTAGAAAGAAGCCGCGAGAAGATCAAATACCGACAGCCAACATTATAAAACAGGGGACGTATCGGTTCCCCTGTTTTCTCTGAGCCTTAACGCCTAATCTTCCGACCCAGTCAACACAAGTCAATGCAATAAAGTTGCCACCAAGGCGTGCTCATCAATAGCAGAACGAACCATTTCGCTATCTTCAGTCGTTCCCATCAACTCTCCGTTAGCCGCATAGATTGCGAACATTTCCTGCCCTAACTGGGAATCCCGCCGTACATAGACCAGACGAGGAAGCCCCAGACTCAGAAACTGCGCGTCCGTCATGTTGCGGATATCAACCAGTTCCTGGACGGCCGGAGTAGCGCCTGATGTTTTATTCTGCATATCTCCCCCTTTTCTGAGCCAGACTATATGGGGAAATCACTCATCCCCTATGGTGCGAACGGTTCTCGGGGCCGCCGGAATGGAACCATCATTGGCAACCGGCTTCGTCACCCTGCCTTTGGTAATATCAATACGCCTTACGCGCACTTCAGGTTCAGGCCGGAACAGATCAATGTGCAACAGACCATTATCGAGCCATGCACCGCCTATATCTATTCCTTCCGCCAGAACGAAAGACTTCTGAAACTGACGGGCTGCAATACCACGATGCAGGAAAATACGTCCCTGCAGATCCTCCGACTGCCGCCCTCGGATAACGAGTTGATTGTCCTCCTGCGTGATCTGGAGATCTTCCATCGTGAACCCCGCTACCGCGAGAGTAATCCGCAACGCAGACGAACTCAGTTGTTCAATATTGTAAGGGGGATATCCATCCCCTGACGACTTGGACGCACGCTCAAGCATGGTCTCAAGATGATCAAAGCCGAGAAACATCGGCGATCCAAACACTCTTCCAGACATTTCAGCCTCCTCCAGTGAGCGAGACACTCTCGGACCGGTCCCTCTTGGGCAACCTGTCTCCCTATAGGGATATGGAGTTTCTATCCTGGCTTGCAAGGGGCCGCTTAAGGAGAGGAATAAATCACTTCCTCAATGAGGTCGCGCTGTAAACTGTTTCAGCACCGCCATCTGGGGTTTTTCAACCCCATCCCTACCTGGTTGCACTGAGTACATATAATTCCCCCACATCGGTCCGCCAGCCCAGTATGTCCAGCCATACCAGACATCTGACGTCTGATTGATGAAGTTCAAGGCAACACGAAGATCGGCCAGACACCCGGCATTGTCGCTGACCCCGAACTCACCAAGCAGCCCCTTCGCCTTGTGTGCTTTCAACCAGTCCGTGAAAGGCCTCAGCCGACCTTCCACCTGATTCTCCGGCACGCATTCCGCCGAAGTTCCTGAACTGTCACGATCGAAATACTGATGCGCCTCAAAAATCAGACCGTGACGCGGGTCAGTCAGGGTCGCCAAAGCATCTCCGTTCACCTGTGGAAAATTATGTGCGCCATCCCACTGCACACCAGACACTGTAATCAGATTTTTGGCACCTGTAGCCCTGATGGCGTTGATGACTTTCTGCTGGATGGCTGCCCAGTCCCCAGCGGACGGCAGTTTTGGTTCATTCATAATACCAAAGAGAACATGAGGATCGTTGGCAAAAACGCGAGCCAGCTTCACCCAGACATCAACAAAGTCATCAACCTTGACCGCGTCCGATCCAATAAGCTGGCCATGATATGAACCGTAATTATGCAGATCGATGATGACATTTGCCTTGCCGGCTTTTGCCATCGCCACCACACTCTGAATGTGAGCGAGATAGCGGGGATCAAGACCGGATAATGGCTGGGGCTGAAGGCGTTCCCAAAGCACAGGAAGACGGATCAGCTTCATTCCCGCCGCAGTAAAGTAATCCACCTCTCCCTGTCGGGGAAACATGTAATCCCAGCCATCACGTCCGGGTACTTTGCCGCTCGCAAATGCAGCTGCGGACAGGTTAATACCCGCTATCGGTGCAGCGCTGACTTTATCAGCTACGAGGCATGAAGCGCCCAAAACGAAGCATGACAGGAAACGGGTCAGGTTCATTTATTTTCTCCGGCCTAACAAAAGCATCTCCCAACGATTATGCAGAACCGGAAACCTCCCATCATATTGGTAAATATCTTCATGAGACCAATAAATATCCACTTGTGGACTTAAAAAAATATCCTTCCAGTGCTGATTGCATCCTACATGACACACACACAACAATTGATTTATTCACTCTCAACCTGTTGATTATGCAGGTCAGAATGGCAATGATTGGTCTGCGGCGAAAACGCCTGTTGCGTTATTCCTGTAAACGGAGGAAACACGTTCCACCATGACCAGCTTCCTTGTTCTTTCTGTGCATGACTTCCGTTCGCGCCGCAAGGCCAGCGTGCATTTCATCGCAACCGAACTGGCTAAACGTGGTCAGGTGAGATTCTATTCCACCGGACTCAGCCGCCTTTCCGAACATCGCGGTGACACCCGCACGGATCTCGCACCACGCGCCAACCGCGTCGAAGTCGAGAATGGTGTTGAGTGCTACCTCCAGCGTGGTTTCTGGCATCCGTTCAGAATCATGAAACCCGGGATGGGCCCGCTGGAATCCGCCATGTTCCGCTTCTATCGCTGGCGCATGCCCTCCATCCTGAAGCAATGGATACAACAGGCGGACGTCGTGTTCATCGAGTCCGGCATGGCGGCCGTCTATATTGCTGATGTAAAGCGCCTGAACCCTAAGGCCAGACTTGTTTATCTGGCTTCCGATGACCTTTCCGTCGTCGGAGCAGCTCAAACGATCCGAAAAGAATTTTCTCGCAATTTTGACAAGATCGACCTTGTCAGGCTGCCTTCCCGTCTTCTGCTGGAGGGAATGCCACACAGCCGGAACGCAATCTTCGCGCCTCAGGGCGTAGATCGCGACCTCATGGAACGCCCCCGTCCATCTCCATTCAAAGGACGTCTGGCCTGCGTCTCAGTTGGCTCCATGCTGTTCGACGCCAGCTTCTTCAATCTGGCCGCACCGGAATTCCCCGACCTGGATTTTCACATCATCGGAGCAGGACGGGCAGCCGAAGCACTCGACTCGCGGCCCAATATCATCGTCCACGATGAAATGCCGTTTGAAGAAACACTGGGCTATATACAGAACTGTGCATTTGGTGTCGCACCTTACAAAGATGCGAACACGCCCCGCTATCTGTTCGATACCTCTCTCAAGCTCAAACAGTTCGCCTTTTTTGGAAAACCGGCAGTCTGTCCTGAATTTGCTGCAGGTGGAGACAAGAGTCGGTTTGGCTATGTGCCCGGCAACAAAACTTCGATCCTTACCGCCATTCGCGGCGCTCTTACCTGTACGGACACGATCACTCTCGACATCCCGACATGGGGCGAAGTCGTCGACCGGCTGCTTGCGCCAGAGCGGTTTCCCGAACATCGCATTGTGAATGTGACCAACGGTCAGACCGTCGCCATTTACCGCACCGAAATCCTGCCGCTTTCAGAAACATTCGTGCGCGATCAGGCTCTTTGGCTCCATCGCTGGAAGCCTGTTCTGATTGGCGAACGCGAAGTCGACAAGCTGCCGCTGGAAGGATTGCCCGTCAAATCCGTCTACAAGGGGGCTGCGACTTTCCTGCAAAAAGCGTGTGGAGCGATAGCCCGTCGGCTTGATCTCCCTGCTCCGGGGATCATGCGCATTGCCCGACAGGTTCATCCCAGCCTCATCCATGCCCATTTCGGTTTTGACGGCGTCGAGGCATGGCCTATTGCCCAGCGGCTTGGTGTTCCATTGGTGGTGACACTTCATGGATCGGACATCACCACACACATGAACTGGTTTGCATCTGGGCAAGGAGGACGTCGCTGGAAGGATTATCCTCGCAAACTGGCCAAACTGGTGAAACGTCCGAACGTCAGTTTCATCGCTGTGTCAGGGCCGATCCGTGAGGCGGCCATTCGCGTTGGCGTTCCTGCCAACCGTATTTCTGTCTGTCACATCGGCATCAATATCGAGCGTTTTCAGCCTTCCGACCCTCCAGCGGGAAAACGAGAGCCCATTATTCTGTTTGTCGGCCGGCTTGTAGAGAAGAAGGGCGCCACCATCCTTCTGGAAGCTTTCCGCCACGTCCGCCATGCAGTGCCTGATGCACGACTGATTCTTGCCGGAGACGGAGCACAGAGAACCGCACTGGAACAACAGGCATCTTCGATCGGTGCAGTGACCTTTATGGGTGCCGTCAGCCGTGAAACTGTTCAGTCGCTCATGAAAACAACACGTGTTTTCTGTCTGCCCAGCATCACGGCATCGAATGGTGACGCTGAAGGGCTTGGACTTGTTCTTCTGGAGGCACAGGCCAGCGGCATACCCGTTGTCACTTCCGCCAATGGCGGAGCCACCGAAGGTATGGTGGACGGTGAAACTGGCTTTGCTTTTCAGGAGAAAGATACGGAGGCTCTCACCCGCCATCTGATCACTCTGCTGACCGATGATGCGATGGCGACCCGCTTTGGAAAAAATGCCCGTGCTTACATTGAAGAAAAGCACGATATCCGAACCTGCACGGCGCGCCTCGAGGCCGCATATGACTGGGCCTGCGCACAATGACCGTCACATTCTCTGTTATCGTCCCCGTTTATAATGCAGAAGCTTTTCTGGATCGGGCTATTCGCTCTGTTCAGCAGCAGACATTGTCGCCACAGGACATCCTGGTAATCGACGACTGCTCTACAGACGGCACCTACAACAAGGTTGCTGAACTGGCGAAAGAAGATCCTCGTATACGCCTCCTGCAAACACCCCAGAATGGCGGTCCTTCTACAGCCCGCAATCTTGGTTTCGATAACGCAACAGGCGACTGGGTTGCTGTTCTTGATGCCGATGACGCTTTCGCTCCAGACCGTCTGGAGCAGTTTGCTGCGATGATCGAGCGTTCATCGGCCGATCTTCTCGCTGATGATCTTCTTTATTACGACTCAGGCGCAGGATGCGTGACAGTGTCAGCCAGAGCTACACAAGGATTCAATGGGAAATCCATCACACTGAAAGACTTTCTGAGCCACAATGTGGTGGACGGAAAATCTATGGACTGGGGACTATTGAAGCCTGTCTTCCGACGTAAATTCCTTTCTGAAACCGGACTACGCTATCCCACCGATATACGGCACGGAGAAGATTTTTCTTTCATTATCAGCCTCCTTTTGAAAGGAGCCCGATTTATACTGATTGATCAGCCGCTTTACCTTTACACACAGCGCTCCGGCGGTATCAGTAAGAAACTATCAGACCTGTCTCGTACCAGCATAGCGTATGGCGCACTTGCGAATTCTGCGCTTGTTCTTGCTCATCAGGGTGGGATCGCGGGGCACCCTGAACTGGTCGATTTACTTAAAGAGCGTGCCAGTGGTTTAATGCGACTGGATGACGCCTATTTTTTTTCTATCGCTATCCGCAAAGGGGATATTAAAGGCTTAGTCAGCCGCTCAATAAAACGACCGGTGTTTGTGCGGCAAGCATTCTACTCTATTCTACGCGCTCTTCAAAAAAGGATTATACATAATATCAAGATGTAAATTATTTATCAAAAAGGCTGAAGGTTTCAAAAAGCTCCTGGGTTTGAGTGCTCCGTATCGCGCCCATCTCTCATGATTTAAGAAGAGATTGAAAGCAACTACACAAAGACATTTTTTGACGTTGACAAACGTCATTTGCTGACAGGTTCAGTTGATCAAAAACGCAACTAACTTACTCACTGCCAAGTGCATAATACTCTCCAACCATGAAATATTTAAATTTCTTTACGCCATAAACGCTCTATTTCCTTCGAAATTTCTGAATTACATTTTCGAGCAAAAAAACATGATGAAGCAAGGACTTCTGGCAAATCGATTTTATTCAATTTCCTCAGATCAATAGACTCAAACAGTTTTTGCCTCAATGTACGCTCTGTAGGAACAGTCTTTTTAATATAATGCGTTCTCTGCTCTGTCGCACTGGGGAGTATTCTCCTAAAATTCTCTCCAGATCGACGTAAATATCGGATATATAAAGTATTAAAGTAAATTTCATCAGGAGCCAGGCTCCATTTCAAAATATGATCTAAATCAGGATGGGATTTTACAAACCATTCTGCTACTTCCCTATTTGCTGCAAAAAATTGAGATCCTCTCCAAAGATCTGATAACGAAACTTTTCGCTCCAAAGGAATTTTACCAGAAAATTTTTTATAGAAATTCCATATTCTGGAATGAATAATGCTTTTTTTTGGATTAAGAATTTCTACATCACATGGTTGAAATTTTGTTACAGAATAGCGGCCAAATCCTTCTGATGATAAATTCTCTGGGTTAATTTCACCCCATACAGAAAATAAATTTCCATTATTTCGTAACAACTCATCATTTATTTTAACAGGAAATTTTATTGGGAAACACGATCCACTTATAAGAACAAAACGATCACTCTCAATATCCTTTAGTGCTTCACGAATTAGATTTTTCATAGCATTCACCATGGAAAATCCACCCCAATTCACTCTCACTCTATTTTTTATAAACACAACTCTTTCATTTTTAAATAATAAGCCATT
Protein-coding regions in this window:
- a CDS encoding Hsp20 family protein, encoding MSGRVFGSPMFLGFDHLETMLERASKSSGDGYPPYNIEQLSSSALRITLAVAGFTMEDLQITQEDNQLVIRGRQSEDLQGRIFLHRGIAARQFQKSFVLAEGIDIGGAWLDNGLLHIDLFRPEPEVRVRRIDITKGRVTKPVANDGSIPAAPRTVRTIGDE
- a CDS encoding glycoside hydrolase family 5 protein; protein product: MNLTRFLSCFVLGASCLVADKVSAAPIAGINLSAAAFASGKVPGRDGWDYMFPRQGEVDYFTAAGMKLIRLPVLWERLQPQPLSGLDPRYLAHIQSVVAMAKAGKANVIIDLHNYGSYHGQLIGSDAVKVDDFVDVWVKLARVFANDPHVLFGIMNEPKLPSAGDWAAIQQKVINAIRATGAKNLITVSGVQWDGAHNFPQVNGDALATLTDPRHGLIFEAHQYFDRDSSGTSAECVPENQVEGRLRPFTDWLKAHKAKGLLGEFGVSDNAGCLADLRVALNFINQTSDVWYGWTYWAGGPMWGNYMYSVQPGRDGVEKPQMAVLKQFTARPH
- a CDS encoding GumK N-terminal domain-containing glycosyltransferase; this translates as MTSFLVLSVHDFRSRRKASVHFIATELAKRGQVRFYSTGLSRLSEHRGDTRTDLAPRANRVEVENGVECYLQRGFWHPFRIMKPGMGPLESAMFRFYRWRMPSILKQWIQQADVVFIESGMAAVYIADVKRLNPKARLVYLASDDLSVVGAAQTIRKEFSRNFDKIDLVRLPSRLLLEGMPHSRNAIFAPQGVDRDLMERPRPSPFKGRLACVSVGSMLFDASFFNLAAPEFPDLDFHIIGAGRAAEALDSRPNIIVHDEMPFEETLGYIQNCAFGVAPYKDANTPRYLFDTSLKLKQFAFFGKPAVCPEFAAGGDKSRFGYVPGNKTSILTAIRGALTCTDTITLDIPTWGEVVDRLLAPERFPEHRIVNVTNGQTVAIYRTEILPLSETFVRDQALWLHRWKPVLIGEREVDKLPLEGLPVKSVYKGAATFLQKACGAIARRLDLPAPGIMRIARQVHPSLIHAHFGFDGVEAWPIAQRLGVPLVVTLHGSDITTHMNWFASGQGGRRWKDYPRKLAKLVKRPNVSFIAVSGPIREAAIRVGVPANRISVCHIGINIERFQPSDPPAGKREPIILFVGRLVEKKGATILLEAFRHVRHAVPDARLILAGDGAQRTALEQQASSIGAVTFMGAVSRETVQSLMKTTRVFCLPSITASNGDAEGLGLVLLEAQASGIPVVTSANGGATEGMVDGETGFAFQEKDTEALTRHLITLLTDDAMATRFGKNARAYIEEKHDIRTCTARLEAAYDWACAQ
- a CDS encoding glycosyltransferase family 2 protein; the protein is MTVTFSVIVPVYNAEAFLDRAIRSVQQQTLSPQDILVIDDCSTDGTYNKVAELAKEDPRIRLLQTPQNGGPSTARNLGFDNATGDWVAVLDADDAFAPDRLEQFAAMIERSSADLLADDLLYYDSGAGCVTVSARATQGFNGKSITLKDFLSHNVVDGKSMDWGLLKPVFRRKFLSETGLRYPTDIRHGEDFSFIISLLLKGARFILIDQPLYLYTQRSGGISKKLSDLSRTSIAYGALANSALVLAHQGGIAGHPELVDLLKERASGLMRLDDAYFFSIAIRKGDIKGLVSRSIKRPVFVRQAFYSILRALQKRIIHNIKM
- a CDS encoding beta-1,6-N-acetylglucosaminyltransferase — its product is MQKKYEASTKSKKTHVKYNRFYDLLEIKPTYVYKKYSKKTKYLKNNNINNKKLKISYMIIAHEIDVQLRLLLESLLLDVRSIIYVHIDAKIKFDKNGLLFKNERVVFIKNRVRVNWGGFSMVNAMKNLIREALKDIESDRFVLISGSCFPIKFPVKINDELLRNNGNLFSVWGEINPENLSSEGFGRYSVTKFQPCDVEILNPKKSIIHSRIWNFYKKFSGKIPLERKVSLSDLWRGSQFFAANREVAEWFVKSHPDLDHILKWSLAPDEIYFNTLYIRYLRRSGENFRRILPSATEQRTHYIKKTVPTERTLRQKLFESIDLRKLNKIDLPEVLASSCFFARKCNSEISKEIERLWRKEI